The genome window TCTTCGAGGTCAGCTGGGGCGCCATCGGCAAGGTCGTGTTCCTGGTCGTCGCCGCGGCGTTCCTGTGCGATGCCTGGTTGCAGTCCACCGACGGCTTCGCCCGCATGCAGGCCGACTTCATCTACGCCAACGTGAAGCGGGCGAGGCGGTATCATTTCCGGACGCTGTATTACGGTTTCGTCGTGGTGTTCACCGTGCTGACGACGATCACGCTGCCCCTGGCGCAGCCCGGGGACCTGCTCATCATACGGGGCGTCATCGCCTTCATGGCCATGGGACTCTTCTGTCCCGGCCTGATCTACCTGAACTACGTCCTCGTCCCCCGGGCCTTCCCGTCGTGGGTCAAACCCCATCCCCTAACCCGGGTCATCATGGTCGCCATCACCGCGACCTACATCTCCATCGGGCTCTGGTACATCTTCGTGCGCCTGTCCTGAGCGTTACTCCACCGCCGGCGCCACGCGCGCCGTCCTTTCTTCGGCGATGCGCACCCCGGCCTCGATGATCTCCAGGGATTCGTCGATCTGGGCTTCGGTGATGGTGATCGGCGGCATGAAGCGCAGCACCTGGGAACCCGACAGCTCCATGAAGCGCCGGCTGAGCGGATCCTTATCGAGCATCCTGGGCACGATGGGCAGCCAGAGGCCGTTCTCGTAGCAGTACTCCGTCACCATGGCGGCGCCGTCGAAATTGGGCTCCCGGCTCTGCTTGTCCGTCACCAGCTCGAGCCCCAGACACAGCCCCAGTCCCCGGGCCTCGCCCACGATCTCGTAGGTATCCTCCATCACCTTGAGCCGGTCCATGAAGTAGTTGCCCACGACCCGGGCGTTTTCCACCAGGTTCTCGCGATCGACGATTTCGATGTTGGCCAGGCCGGTTTCGCAGAGGAGCGGATCCCCGGCATGGGACGAGAAAGGCATGAATCCCTTGGCCACCGCGGCGTCCGCGATTTCCGCGCTGGTCATCACGGCGCACAGGGGCACGGCGCCGCCGAGTCCCTTGGAGCAGGTCACGATGTCGGGCACGAAATCGAAGTGCTCGAAGGCGAACCACTTGCCCGTACGTCCAAAGCACGTCAGGGCCTCGTCCGCCACGGTCAGGATGTCCCGTTCCCGGCAGATTTCCACGATCCGCTGAATCCATTCTTTGGAAGGCACGATCTGCCCCGCCGCGCTCATGAGCGGTTCGAAGAAAAAGGCCGCGGGCCGTCCGGATGTGGACGAGTCGATCACGTTCTCCGCCGCGTCCGCGCATCCCAGGTTGCAGCAGGCTTCATCCCGGCAGAACTGGCAGCGGTACTCATAGGGCGTCGGAATGAACGAAGCGCCTGTGGGCATGGGCCCGTATCCCTCCCGCAGCATGCCTCCCCGGCCGGTGATGGACGCGCTGCCGTAGGACTGGCCGTGGTAGCCGCGCATGAGGGCGATCACCTCGAAGCGGTCCGTGTACTTCCGCACGAGGCGCAGGGCCATTTCGTTGGATTCGGATCCCGTGCAGGCGAAGAAGGACTTCTGCAGCGGGTCCGGCGCGATCTCGGCCATCTTCTTGGCCAGCAGCACTTCCGACGGCGCGATGAAAGTCGTGCCCACCTGGATGATCTTGTGGGCCTGGTCGCAGAGGGCCTTCACGTAATCCGGGTGGGAATGGCCCAGGGTCACGCACAACTGTCCAGACTGAAAATCGATGAACCGCCGGCCTTCCACGTCCCACATGTAGAGCCCGTCGCCGCGTTCGGGAACCAGCGGCGCGGTGCGCATCGGATGTCTCAGAAGGTACTGGTTGCCGAGTTCGAGCCAGCCCTTGTTCGTGGTGGGTAGCGACGCCATGTTCCGTCTCCTGGGGTTGCTGGATTGTGATGGTGACCAGCGTTTTTTTTAAGGGGGGAAAGGGTAAGGCCATGCTAAACCGGCACCACCGGCCTGTCAATACAATTCGCCGGCCCCGTTCGCCGTGCCGAACGCCGGTGCCGTTCGCCGGTGCCGCTGCGAGGCAAGCCAGATAGTTTTTGCCTTGTTGCGGGTCCGGTTTTATACTTTGAAACCATGAAAACTTATCGCGTAGGGATCATCGGACTGGGCCGCATGGGCAGCACGATCGACGACGAGGGCCATACGCCCCTGCCCTATTCCATCGCGGCGGCCTGCAGCGCGAGCGAACGGCTGGAGATCGCCGCCGGCTGCGACCCGCGCGCCGAGCGCAGGGAGGACTTTGCCA of Gemmatimonadota bacterium contains these proteins:
- a CDS encoding aspartate aminotransferase family protein; its protein translation is MASLPTTNKGWLELGNQYLLRHPMRTAPLVPERGDGLYMWDVEGRRFIDFQSGQLCVTLGHSHPDYVKALCDQAHKIIQVGTTFIAPSEVLLAKKMAEIAPDPLQKSFFACTGSESNEMALRLVRKYTDRFEVIALMRGYHGQSYGSASITGRGGMLREGYGPMPTGASFIPTPYEYRCQFCRDEACCNLGCADAAENVIDSSTSGRPAAFFFEPLMSAAGQIVPSKEWIQRIVEICRERDILTVADEALTCFGRTGKWFAFEHFDFVPDIVTCSKGLGGAVPLCAVMTSAEIADAAVAKGFMPFSSHAGDPLLCETGLANIEIVDRENLVENARVVGNYFMDRLKVMEDTYEIVGEARGLGLCLGLELVTDKQSREPNFDGAAMVTEYCYENGLWLPIVPRMLDKDPLSRRFMELSGSQVLRFMPPITITEAQIDESLEIIEAGVRIAEERTARVAPAVE